The genome window CAAGATTCTTCTTAGCTCTTGTAATCAGCTTTTCCGCATGAGAACGAATCACTTTCAATTTTGCTTGAGTGGATTCGATTCTCTCGTATTTAAAAAGCGAGGTGATCATGTTGTTGATCAACGCGTCTCTGTGGCCTTTGTTGCGGTTTAAATGTTTTACTTTATTTCTTTTGTTCATTTTAGAAATCCCTCATTCCGAAAGAGAGACCCAGAGTGGAAAGTTTCGCCTTCAACTCTTGGAGACACTGGTCGCTGTAGTGTTTGGATTTCGACATTTCTTCTTCGGATCTTTTTACGAGATCTCCGATAAAATCGATTTCCAGACTTCTCAGCACATTGAGAGAACGAACGGATAGTTCCAATTCTTCCACGTGTTTCGACAAGGAAGCTTTGAGTTTTTCATCCGCTTCATCCAGTTCGTCGTCTTCTTCTTCCAGTTCTTCTTCGAAATTGATAAATACTGTAAGATGCTCTTTTAAGATTTTAGCCGCTTGAGCTACGGCGTCGTCCGGAGATACGGAACCGTCGGTCCAGACTTCCAGAGTGAGTTTTTCGTAATCCGATCTTTGCGCAACGCGGGTTTCGGATACTTCGAAAACCACTTTCTGAACCGGAGAAAAAATCGAATCCACCGGAATTGTTCCGAGAACTTCGATGTCCTTTTTCTTTTCTTCCGCAGGAACGTAACCTCTTCCTCTCTGAATTTCCAAGTCCATGACGAGATTTGCGTCTTCGTTGAGGGTCGCGATATGAAGATCGGGATTCATGATCTCGATGGAAGAATCCACAGCGAGATCTCCCGCTCTGAAATAGCCTGCGCCTTTCAGTTCGAGATGAATGATTTTACTCTGATCTTTTTCCTCGGGCTCGTATTTAATACGAACTTGTTTCAGGTTCAGAATGATTCTCGTTACGTCTTCCGCAACGCCTTCGATAAAGGAAAACTCGTGGTTTACCCCTTCGATACGAATCGCAGAAATCGCCGCTCCCTCGATCGAGGACATAAGAGTCCGTCTGAGTGAGTTACCGATAGTTGTCGCAAAACCCCTTTCAAATGGCTCTGCAACGAACTTCCCGTAATTGGGAGTGTTCGCTTCCGTGTTGAATTCAATCTTCTTAGGACGTTTAAATCCTTTGAGTAAGCTTTTGAGAGACAATTTGAGACCCTTCTATCAGATTTTATTTCGAGTAAAGCTCTACGATTACCTGTTCTTTCACCGGTAGATCGATATGATGACGCTCAGGCAATGCCGTAACGTCCCCGCCAAAA of Leptospira sanjuanensis contains these proteins:
- a CDS encoding DNA-directed RNA polymerase subunit alpha; its protein translation is MSLKSLLKGFKRPKKIEFNTEANTPNYGKFVAEPFERGFATTIGNSLRRTLMSSIEGAAISAIRIEGVNHEFSFIEGVAEDVTRIILNLKQVRIKYEPEEKDQSKIIHLELKGAGYFRAGDLAVDSSIEIMNPDLHIATLNEDANLVMDLEIQRGRGYVPAEEKKKDIEVLGTIPVDSIFSPVQKVVFEVSETRVAQRSDYEKLTLEVWTDGSVSPDDAVAQAAKILKEHLTVFINFEEELEEEDDELDEADEKLKASLSKHVEELELSVRSLNVLRSLEIDFIGDLVKRSEEEMSKSKHYSDQCLQELKAKLSTLGLSFGMRDF